GGTCGGGCCCGACTCCGTGCTGGTGAAGGTGCGGGCGGCGGCGGTCAACCCGGTCGACTGGAAGTGCCGCGAGGGCTACCTGGACGGGCTGATCGAACCGGTCTTCCCGGTGGTCCCGGGGTGGGACGTCGCGGGCGTCGTGGTCCAGCCCGGCGCGTCCGTCACGGAGTTCGCCGTCGGAGACGAGGTCATCGGATACGTCCGAGAGGACTTCCTGTCCCGGGGCACCTTCGCCGAGTACGTAGCCGCTCCCGTACGCACCCTCGCCCGCAAGCCCCGCAACCTCACCTGGGAGGCCGCGGCCGGGCTGCCCCTGGTGGGGCTTACGGCGTACCAGGTCCTGACCGGGGTGCTCCAGGTCAAGCGGGACGAGACCGTCCTGGTGCACGCCGCGGCGGGCGGGGTCGGCTCGATCGCCGTCCAGCTGGCCCGCCATCTGGGTGCCCGGGTGATCGGCACGGCGAGCGAGCACAACCACGACTTCGTCCGTGGCCTCGGCGGTGAGCCCGTGGCGTACGGCGACGGTCTGATGGAACGCGTGCGGGGGCTGGCTCCCGAGGGCGTGAACGTCGCCTTCGACACGGTCGGCGGCGACGCGCTGAAGGCGTCCGCCAATCTGCTGGCCCCCGAGGGCCGCCTGGTGTCGATCGCCGACCCGGACGTCGTGGACTACGGCGGCCGCTACTACTTCGTGCGCCCCGACGCCGGGGACCTGCTGCGGCTGTCCGAGCTGGCGGAGCAGGGCGTGGTGAGCGTCCATGTCTCCGAGACGTTTCCGCTGGAGCGGGCGGCCGATGCCCACCGGCTGAACCAGGAGGGCCGCACCCGGGGCAAGATCGTGGTCACCGTGGACTGGGACACGGAGGAGGCGTCGGCGCCGGACGGGCTGTGGCAGGAGCGCGAGCAGGCGGAATAGCGGGCGAGCGGTCGGGGCGGGGGCTCTCGGTTCAGCGGCGACGCCCCGCAGGCGGCCAGGGTCACCGAGGGTTGGGACAGGGGAAGCGACGGCGCTGTACGGGCTGTGGCACGAGCCCGGGCGGACGGGGCGCCGGCGTCGCGGTGCCCTCAGAACAGCAGCGCCGCCCCGCACGCGGCCAGGGCCACCGTGATCAGTACGGTCGCCGTGGCGTGCCGGGGAGCCAGCGCGGCCGGCCGGGGCGACGAGGAGAGGTCGCGGATGCGCCGGTGCGCGAGTGCCAGGAAGCCCAGCCACAGCCCGCAGCACAGGGCGCTGACGAGGCCCCCGGCCACCGAGACCCCGCCGTGCAGCGCGGTCTTCATCGCGAGCACGGCGGCGACGGTGCCGGCCAGCGTCGTACGGCGCCACGCGAGGCGTGTTCGCTCGGGCTGGAGTCCCGGGTCCCGGACGGGCTCCGCCGCGGAGGCGCTCATCCCTCCCACCCGACGAGCACGACGACCACCATCGCCACCGCCACGACCGCGACCACCAGGCTCAGCACCGCCGGGAACCGCGACACCGGCAGGTCCTCGCCCCGGCGCATCGCCCGCTCGCAGCGCACCCAGTGATTGACCGCGCGCAGCGAGCACAGCACGCCGGCCGCGAGCAGCGCGAGCGCCAGGCCGACGCGCCAGCCCCAGCGCAGGTCCGGCAGGAACTGGTCGACGGCGAAGCCGCCGCCGATGAGGGCGAGCGCGGTGCGCAGCCAGGCCAGGAAGGTGCGCTCGTTCGCCAGCGAGAATCGGTAGTCGGGGGTGCCGCCTTCCTGGCGCACCTCCTGCGGCGCGAACCACAGCCGGACGTTTCGCACGAACTCGCTCACATGCCCGACCCTATCCGGGCGCTCCGCCGGGGGCTTCGCCGGATCCGCCCGCCGGGGGTCGGCTCAGCGGGCCGCCCGCAGGGCCTTGAGCCGCTCGTAGGCGGCCAGCCCGTCCGGCACCCACGGCCAGTCCGTGAGTCGCCGCTCCACCTCGTCCTCGGGCAGGAAGTCGTACCAGGCGACCTCCTCCACCTGAGGGTTCACCGGCAGCTCGCAGCGCACCTCGTACACCGCCGACCACCAGGTCTGCCCGGCACCGTTGTCGTACAGGAACTTGAAGAGCAGTGTCGGCCGGGGCAGCCCGTTCACCCCGAGTTCCTCCTCGGCCTCGCGCAGGGCGGCCTCGTCGTACGACTCGCCCGCGCCGACCACCCCGCCCACGAACATGTCGTACCGCGAGGGGAACACCAGCTTGGTGGGGGTGCGGCGGTGCACGAAGAGGCGGCCCTCCGCGTCCCGTGCCTCGATGAAGACGCAGCGGTGGCGCAGCCCCTTGGCGTAGGCCTCGCCGCGCGGGGACCGTCCGATGACCCGGTCCTGTTCGTCGACGATGTCGAGGATCTCGTCAGCAGAGCTCATGGGGCCATCCAAGCAGGGGCGGCCCGGACGCGTTCAGGGCGTCTGCAGAGCCGGCGTGCGCTTCGGCTGGATGACTCCGGACGGCATCGCCCTGTGCGTGCCGAGCATGATGATGCCGACCACGATCCCGGCGAGTCCGGCCGCCTCCCAGGCCAGCGCGCCCGCGTCGGTGCGCAGCCGGTCGCCGAGGAAGCCGACGCCGCAGAGGATGCCGGCCAGCGGCTGGGCGGCGGTCAGGGCGGGCAGGGACATGCGCAGGGAGGCCGTCTCGAAGGCGCTCTGCACCAGGATCAGGCCGGTCAGACCGAGCGCCACCACGGCGTACGGCTGCCAGCCGGTGAGGACCTCGGCCATGCCGCCCTCGGCGAACCGCTCGCCGGTCACCCGGGTCAGGGCGTCCTGCACGCCGTAGAGGAGACCGGCCGCGGTCGCCAGCAGTG
The DNA window shown above is from Streptomyces chartreusis and carries:
- a CDS encoding DUF202 domain-containing protein — protein: MSASAAEPVRDPGLQPERTRLAWRRTTLAGTVAAVLAMKTALHGGVSVAGGLVSALCCGLWLGFLALAHRRIRDLSSSPRPAALAPRHATATVLITVALAACGAALLF
- a CDS encoding NUDIX domain-containing protein, whose amino-acid sequence is MSSADEILDIVDEQDRVIGRSPRGEAYAKGLRHRCVFIEARDAEGRLFVHRRTPTKLVFPSRYDMFVGGVVGAGESYDEAALREAEEELGVNGLPRPTLLFKFLYDNGAGQTWWSAVYEVRCELPVNPQVEEVAWYDFLPEDEVERRLTDWPWVPDGLAAYERLKALRAAR
- a CDS encoding NADP-dependent oxidoreductase — translated: MKGISYSRYGGPETLAHGDVRDPRVGPDSVLVKVRAAAVNPVDWKCREGYLDGLIEPVFPVVPGWDVAGVVVQPGASVTEFAVGDEVIGYVREDFLSRGTFAEYVAAPVRTLARKPRNLTWEAAAGLPLVGLTAYQVLTGVLQVKRDETVLVHAAAGGVGSIAVQLARHLGARVIGTASEHNHDFVRGLGGEPVAYGDGLMERVRGLAPEGVNVAFDTVGGDALKASANLLAPEGRLVSIADPDVVDYGGRYYFVRPDAGDLLRLSELAEQGVVSVHVSETFPLERAADAHRLNQEGRTRGKIVVTVDWDTEEASAPDGLWQEREQAE
- a CDS encoding YidH family protein — protein: MSEFVRNVRLWFAPQEVRQEGGTPDYRFSLANERTFLAWLRTALALIGGGFAVDQFLPDLRWGWRVGLALALLAAGVLCSLRAVNHWVRCERAMRRGEDLPVSRFPAVLSLVVAVVAVAMVVVVLVGWEG